Within Sphingobium sp. EP60837, the genomic segment GAGCTATTGAATGCATAATCACGATCAGCCATGCAACCGTGCAACCAAGCGAGAGGTGCCCCATGCGCGAAATCACTCACAAGCTGGCCTTTGCCCATGACGGCACGGCCAATCGCTATAGCGACGTCTTCGATCCCAATAATGGCGCCGTTCAGGCCCGCGTCGCCCTGGGCGATGCCGCGCTGCTGGACCGCGCGGTGGAGGCCGCGAAGAAAGCACAGCCCGCCTGGGCTGCGGTCAACCCGCAGCGGCGCGCGCGCGTCATGTTCAACTTCAAGGCCCTGGTCGAGCAGAATATCGACGAGCTGGCGCATCTGCTCAGCTCGGAACATGGCAAGGTGGTCGCCGATGCCAAGGGTGACATCCAACGCGGCCTGGAAGTCATCGAATTCTGCTGCGGCATCCCGCATGTGCTAAAGGGTGAGTACACCCAGGGCGCCGGTCCCGGGATCGATGTCTATTCGATGCGCCAGCCCTTGGGTATCGGCGTGGGCATCACCCCCTTCAACTTCCCTGCGATGATCCCACTGTGGATGTCGGGGGTCGCCATCGCCACCGGCAATGCCTTCATCCTGAAGCCCTCTGAACGTGACCCGTCCGTTCCGGTCCGCATTGCCGAGCTGTTCCTGGAAGCCGGTCTGCCCGAAGGCATTATGCAGGTCATACAGGGTGACAAGGAAATGGTCGATGCCATCCTCGACCATCCGGATATCGCGGCGGTCAGCTTCGTCGGTTCCTCCGACATCGCCCATTATGTCTATAAGCGGGGCGTGGACGCGGGCAAGCGCGTGCAGGCCATGGGTGGCGCCAAAAATCACGGCATCGTCATGCCGGACGCTGATCTCGAC encodes:
- a CDS encoding CoA-acylating methylmalonate-semialdehyde dehydrogenase, with the protein product MREITHKLAFAHDGTANRYSDVFDPNNGAVQARVALGDAALLDRAVEAAKKAQPAWAAVNPQRRARVMFNFKALVEQNIDELAHLLSSEHGKVVADAKGDIQRGLEVIEFCCGIPHVLKGEYTQGAGPGIDVYSMRQPLGIGVGITPFNFPAMIPLWMSGVAIATGNAFILKPSERDPSVPVRIAELFLEAGLPEGIMQVIQGDKEMVDAILDHPDIAAVSFVGSSDIAHYVYKRGVDAGKRVQAMGGAKNHGIVMPDADLDQVVNDLAGAAFGSAGERCMALPVVVPIGDRTALALREKLIPAIEALRVGVSTDPDAHYGPVVTAAHKAKIESYIQMGVDEGAELVVDGRGFKLQGHEEGFFVGPTLFDHVKPTMRTYKEEIFGPVLQMVRAENFEEALALPSQHQYGNGVAIFTRNGHAAREFAARVNVGMVGINVPIPVPVAYHTFGGWKRSAFGDTNQHGMEGVKFWTKVKTVTQRWPDGGASDDSAFIIPTMG